ttaaatttCGTCAGCAACATGACTGATATCCTAAACATTGAAAGGCGAATACTgtatttattattctttaaCATTTTTCTAAGTAAATAACCATATGGAGCGCGCGCAACGCTCTTGAGGTTGCTATGTTTACTATCCTCGAAAGTTCACTTGCAGCCTTCTTTTTTATAGAAATATAAACCATATCGAAAATACCCTAAGGTCGATATTGCATTGAGGATTTTTATGGAGTTACGAGGTTTTGAAGATGGGGAATGAATTTTTCCGAGCAAATTCGGAAAGCCTGGTTGCCTGTTATTTTGAGGGTTATATTTTATTCCTGAAATTTAGTGCTTTTCTAACATGTGAGCGAAGTTTTGTTCAGCTGCCTAAGTAGATACATATCAATAAGCCTACTTTGAGACTACTTTTccacaagtacctatattttgttaACTTATTTCCTTTTACAATGTAGGAATGCAAAACATCCCACTTTGCTTGTTTCATCTTATATCTCTTGTTTATTACGGAAAAGAATAAATAGCAAAAACCGTGTTACACACAATGATAATCACACCGTTGTTGGTCATTGGTCAACATGTACCCTGCAAATCCTGCAATCCACAGAACATCCAGACTTGGCCGTGTTTTatcaatgtcaaatttttacaaaaacataaaaGGCGTGCTGAATGGAACGGAACGGTAATTGAATTTAATCAttagtgatcggaattggtagtgccatttcctgggacttcggtgcgtaagcttagtatggatataccttttcaccccgggttttcatattacctacttcaatagggatgatgacacatgttgaattttataacaaaatctagtaaaatgtagtagtagcaaatgagcaatttatcataataatgtggatattaaaataaaatacggaaatgttacaaaaatacaggacctgaaagtttctaattttttttaacttctaaaatattgtatagcaactatatacataaacgcaatatttcacggacaaaaacgcaattttcttgttttgtccgtacttcaagatgggatctcaatgaccttgacgtcacgttcacttatccttttttgaggggcgtttcgcgagtgaagtgcgactgtcgggctttgactataatttctgacttttgtgttgcttaaATGCAATGggccccatatagacatttgatcctaaaaacaaacccgatcgattgataccataaatgaaaattagtcatgtagcctattaaagacatgccaagaaatattttcgtgaaaaaataagagtcttggaatcccaagtcttatccatgttaacttgttaagtacaatgtttgaggtcattgaccccaaatggcactacctattccgatcattgtaaTCATGTATCACATTACGTACAGTAtgctgcgaaattgcatggagaaattatgaatgaattcattgataaattcgCCATTCATTTTTACGGCTGAAGGTTTTGGAATATGGATCTTGcttgatttaataattgtattttccacaccagctggtaaaggctctcttgattgttacaaaacggatagcaaagtttAAAAAAGCAAAGCATTTTACCCACATGTGGGGCCAAGCCGGCAAAGTActtaatcaaatgcaaattatgagttgtttccttatgttggctggtagaattgacttttaaataatgattttgaatgataaatatttaataccattcaatttgaatttttaagaataagaataagaataagaataatttatttataataaaataggtaggcaatcacaaaggtgtccggtaagcaccaaactaggctgagcctgtatcttggggcttacaaaagagtaggtaacatacggtaactaaacctaattaaaatgatgtgtgaaagagggtgataaggtgtatgcttttagggtgtgtatgtgtgtgtgtgtgtgtgtgtgtgtgtgtgtgtgtgtgaaaggtgtaggagagcgagtaaggactagatgatgacagacctaaacataagaacgtattatattttccgtatcattgtaggatagggtcacaaaccattttttgagtttagatTTAACATTTGATAAAGTACACGTTTTTAGATCGATAATTTTGCAAACAGAGTTATATATAAATGGGTGCATATGGGAAGCAAACCTCTTGGCGTGAGATGTATGGACAGCAGGTACCGGGACTCTATATATACGTCTGCTCAAAATGAGGTCTCTTACCGGTAAATTTGTAATACTTTTATGAACTCTACACACtgcgctgaaaataaataattgtctgACTCTGAGGATCCCCGTTTCATTATACAGCAAGTCGGTAGGAAATCTAAAAGGTTTTCTTAGCATGACTTTGATGACAGCACGTTGCGCACGCTCTAGTTCTAGGAGTGCCGTCTTACCTGCGCTGCCCCAGActgcaatacaatattttataacagATTGGCACAGGGCATGGTAGACAACGCGAAGGACACTTAGAGGTGAACAGTCCCGCAGCCGTTTCACTAAATAAATCAGTTTTCTCACTTTTTTGGATAGACTAGTCAAGTGTTGTTTAAAAGAAAGGTGTTCATCAACGATAAGGCCCAGATACTTGACGGTGTAGCATCTACTTATGGACCCACATGAGCAGTTTAAGTTATTTGTGTCGCAGGAATGTAACTTTAAGTGGTATGTGAGCGGAGCAGAGGAGACTGATGTCTTTGAGAATGGGATGTGATAGCTTTTGTTCATATTTAGAGTGAGAAGATTGTGATCCAACCATTTCGATACAATTGATttgctttgattttgtttgatattttacagttaatatttttgttgtgttggtgtggtgaaattttttgtgtttcactcggtggcaaaatttgtttaaccacaTCAACTTtgccaaataactatttcttcgaacttggctggacacacTACCGTACCTATATAATGCTCAGTATTTATTAAGCGAAGCAAACTGTCTCTTGACAGTAAGATCGTGATCCTGACAGTGATAATCACCTGTAAACAATAACTGCGGCGCACGCGCCGCTTTCTCTGCCACCTCTGCTCTGTACAGTAAGTAAGATTTTTTGAGAAATACGTCATTGCTATTTTAAGGAcattttatcactacatagtataaaacaaagtcgcttcccagtCGCTTGAGTGATAAATTTTgtattctgagtagaaataatccAAAATGTGTAAGGTACGTTTTTTTCTGAAAcgcgttttaattttatttattatagttagGTACTATTTACAAACATAATTACTTGACATTGCAGTACTTTGTTGAAGAGGTTTTTGTcttctattcgctaggtgcacgactggtgctgccctcattttggcagactttctacgttaaatcttatggagtaaaattagttcaagcggctgccgctagtactaatggcggccattccataagattacctgtgtttgtgacgatcaacgccacttccccctccaccgacttcgcacctttcCAATAAATTTTGCGTAATAACTTGATTCAAACAAGAAAACTAGAAAGCAGAAATCACCTGCATTTATTAGTTAACTAATATGACTGAAACTTATCTACAAAATTTGCAGTTCAATAATGGTGGAGACCGTATGGCAGCCGCCAAACATCGCTCAACAATGCCCGGCGCAGACAAATCTCACCGCATGTACCCCTTTTGGTCTCGTGTACCTCAACTTGTTGGTGAAACTGTTTGGCTCGGCGCCGGACCGAGCCCCTGAGCCGGTAGACGCTGGTAAGTGACCTCTCGTGTACCTCAACTTGTTGGTGAATCTGTTTGGTTCAGCGCATGTAGGTGACTTGTTGTAGTTTACTAGCTTACTATTGTCACATATTACATATTGCATTGCTGTAGTTTCACTAGCTTGATATTGTAACTAGCTTACTATTGTCACATATTACATATTGCATTGCTGTAGTTTCACTAGCTTGATATTGTAACCTAGCTGTTTAAGTCCTGCTGGCATCAGCAAGTGGTGCCCCGAAAACCTAAATTAATCTCACTTCTTTTACCTACTTCTTTTGCGTTCATATACAACTCCGCGAACAAATACCGTAAAATgaggtgagtagggttcgcggggagagttgggctatgaatggggagagaagggatgaaagaggggtgagatggatttttaaggctactccTAGAAAAATaatgcattccaatttaaaatggagctatagtaatactcataatagaaaaaagtcgatccaacaatcttccaaaatcacctttgtatgaaaacccaactcaccccaaatacgagggactacggggtgagatgggatttcctgtttatcgtcaagttacgaaatggaactacccaaaataaaatacaaacgtccggaacacttactatatacaccattcagtttgcatatgtaaaaataaaatgttatcgaggtttgaatgtcatgttttgcacctactcatcCCTGTACACAAAGCTCAAGAATGGCGGATTTTAATTGTGCCGGTTCAACAACAACGACAACGGCCATTCAACAACATTCATCCAAGAGTCAAAACATGAGAAATTTAACGTCGTTTGTGtcggtattttattaatttaattgctTTGTCATATTTTCAGCACGACATTCATGTTTATTGTTTAGCGATAAGAAAAGTACAATATTTTCGGATATGAAATATAACTAAGTACTTGGTTTCATTTACCTTCTAATCAATTATGAACTAACTATTTCCTCTCGTTTCAGAAACCTACGACTTCATTGTCATTGGAGCCGGGGCCGCTGGATGCGTTGTCGCTAATAGACTTAGTGCGATTCAAGAATGGAAGGTACTCTCCTAACTAATGAAATATTGCTTAATAACCGTTAACGCAGTGTCAAATTGTCGGTTAACGCCGGATTACTGAATGGTACATGTGGTCCTTACTGTTCAGGTACTGCTCCTAGAGGCTGGCCCTGAAGAACCCGAGATAACCTCAGTTCCCGCGCTGTCCACAGCGCTCCTAAACTCAAACTTGGACTGGCAGTACAGGACCATGCCCAGCAATGTCGCCTGTCTGGCCTTCCCGAACCAGCGATGCAGCTGGCCAAGGCAAGTTGTAAATTCTCTTCATCCTTTCTGCTGAATTTCGCTACCCTCGCCTTCCACTATACCGCTATTACCCGTCATCATTACTCACTTCCTGCATAATATGTGGTTACATATCGTTTCTTTCGCAGTCTATACACTTATTCCTTGATCTTGCAGCCTTGCATATTTATAATACTTAGGTATCATGACTTTCACTTACATCTCTACTTCTCTTGACACATAACACATAATTTTTACCTCTTCTTATCATATCACATGTTAATATACCGTGTTTTTCGTGAATGTTTCAGGGGAAAACTGATGGGTGGTTCAAGTTCCATCAACTCGTTCGTGTACGTCCGCGGCAACAAACTTGACTATGACGATTGGGCGGCGCTGGGTAACCCGGGCTGGAGCTACGACGAGGTGAgtaacacatcatcatcattcattaCTAAGATGCCCTCTATCGTTGCAGCATTCTCCTTCCCAGCCTATGGGCTTTCTTCTTCCTGGTTTGAGCTCCAACACCATTTTTCATATCATGTCAATTCTGCCCTCATCTCATTCAATAGTTGACCTAATTAATTAAGGACATCACAAGAAAATttggacttcaaaaatctacaGGATGAAAATGCtactattaaataataataaaatgttttgttcCGCAGGTACTAACATACTTCAAGAAATCCGAAAGAAATCTAAACATAGAAGTGTTAGACCGAGCATATCACGGCGTCAACGGCGATCAAGCCGTTTCATTCTTTCCCTATATAGGCGATCCCGCTATTATGATGACCGAGGCCTTCAACGAGACCGGTTTGCCGATTAATGACTGTAATTCCGCCCGACAGTATGGAACCTTACAGGCCCAAGCCACCTCAGAACAGGGTCAGAGAGCTTCCACTAACAGGGAGTTCATCAGGCCCATCAGATACAAAAGGAAGAATCTTAATGTCAGACCTGAAGCCGAAGTTGTCAAAATACTTTTTGATGAGAACAGAAGAGCTTCTGGCGTACAATACATTAAAAACGGTCAGCTATTCACAGCTTATGCGACTAAAGAAGTCATAGTGAGTGCCGGATCTATAAATTCCCCAAAACTACTAATGCTTTCTGGAGTCGGACCTAAAGAACACTTGAATAATCTTAATATACCAGTGATCTCAGATTTACCAGTTGGAGAAAACCTCCATGATCACGTCACTTTTAACGGGTTAGTTGTTGCGTTGTCAAATAAAACCGCTACCACTGCCAGCCAGGAAAAGATCATTGAAGATATATTAGAGTACAAGCAGATGGAAGTCAAAAGGGGTCCATTGTCAGGCAACGGCCCAGTGAACAGTATATCTTTTTATTTGACTGAACCTGGCTTGCCGGCTCCCGATATCCAAGTACAAGTTAACAATGTTAATTGGGAAGAATATGTCAGAGAACCTATTGATTATGAGAGTTTGGCTATCTTCCCGACGGCATTTTATAATGGAGTCATACCAAGGGTCATGAACAATGTTCCAAAGAGCAGAGGTAGATTACTCCTCAACGCGAGTGATCCTTACGGAGATCCTCTGATATGGTCCGGGTATTTGACTGACCCACGGGATTTAGAAGTACTAATAAAAGGTGTGAAAAGGGTTTTGGCTTTGGAAAACACTCATGCTTTTAGAACTAGAGGTGCTTACTTCGTTAGGACCCCTCTGCCTGCATGCAAGCACTTGCCTTGGGGTACAGATTCATACTTTGAGTGTTTGGCGAGGTCTTACACATCTAGTACTTACCATCCTGTGGGGTCTTGTAAGATGGGCCCC
The sequence above is a segment of the Cydia amplana chromosome 2, ilCydAmpl1.1, whole genome shotgun sequence genome. Coding sequences within it:
- the LOC134661416 gene encoding glucose dehydrogenase [FAD, quinone]-like; amino-acid sequence: MVETVWQPPNIAQQCPAQTNLTACTPFGLVYLNLLVKLFGSAPDRAPEPVDAETYDFIVIGAGAAGCVVANRLSAIQEWKVLLLEAGPEEPEITSVPALSTALLNSNLDWQYRTMPSNVACLAFPNQRCSWPRGKLMGGSSSINSFVYVRGNKLDYDDWAALGNPGWSYDEVLTYFKKSERNLNIEVLDRAYHGVNGDQAVSFFPYIGDPAIMMTEAFNETGLPINDCNSARQYGTLQAQATSEQGQRASTNREFIRPIRYKRKNLNVRPEAEVVKILFDENRRASGVQYIKNGQLFTAYATKEVIVSAGSINSPKLLMLSGVGPKEHLNNLNIPVISDLPVGENLHDHVTFNGLVVALSNKTATTASQEKIIEDILEYKQMEVKRGPLSGNGPVNSISFYLTEPGLPAPDIQVQVNNVNWEEYVREPIDYESLAIFPTAFYNGVIPRVMNNVPKSRGRLLLNASDPYGDPLIWSGYLTDPRDLEVLIKGVKRVLALENTHAFRTRGAYFVRTPLPACKHLPWGTDSYFECLARSYTSSTYHPVGSCKMGPAGDPTAVVDPRLRVYGVTGLRVIDASMMPQVIRGNTNAPSIMIGERGVALVLEDWLDKYKKYK